From a region of the Ovis aries strain OAR_USU_Benz2616 breed Rambouillet chromosome 2, ARS-UI_Ramb_v3.0, whole genome shotgun sequence genome:
- the LOC101111607 gene encoding mitochondrial chaperone BCS1 isoform X1 gives MKELGGEAKWRVPEEPRGLENASGPVRFSVFKMPLSDFVLALKDNPYFGAGFGLVGVGTALALARKGAQLGLVAFRRHYMITLEVPARDRSYAWLLSWLTRHSTRTQHLSVETSYLQHESGRISTKFEFVPSPGNHFIWYQGKWIRVERSREMQMIDLQTGTPWESVTFTALGTDRKVFFNILEEARELALQQEEGKTVMYTAVGSEWRPFGYPRRRRPLNSVVLEQGLTDRIVRDIREFIDNPKWYIDRGIPYRRGYLLYGPPGCGKSSFITALAGELQHSICLLSLTDSSLSDDRLNHLLSVAPQQSLVLLEDVDAAFLSRDLAAENPIKYQGLGRLTFSGLLNALDGVASTEARIVFMTTNHVDRLDPALIRPGRVDMKEYVGHCSRWQLTQMFQRFYPGQATSLAETFADRVLQATTQISPAQVQGYFMLYKNDPAGAIQNAESLRR, from the exons ATGAAAGAACTCGGGGGCGAAGCCAAGTGGAGAGTGCCCGAAGAGCCGAGGG GTCTTGAAAATGCCTCGGGGCCTGTGAGGTTCAGTGTTTTCAAGATGCCCCTCTCAGACTTTGTTCTGGCCCTGAAGGACAATCCCTACTTTGGGGCTGGATTTGGGCTGGTGGGTGTGGGCACTGCCCTGGCCCTGGCTCGGAAGGGCGCCCAACTGGGCTTGGTGGCATTCCGGCGCCATTACATGATCACACTGGAAGTCCCTGCTCGAGACCGGAGCTATGCCTGGTTGCTTAGCTGGCTCACCCGCCACAGTACCCGAACTCAGCACCTCAGCGTTGAGACGTCGTACCTTCAGCACGAGAGTGGCCGCATCTCCACTAAGTTTGAATTTGTCCCCAGCCCTGGAAACCACTTTATCTG GTATCAGGGGAAATGGATCCGGGTGGAACGGAGCCGAGAGATGCAGATGATAGACCTGCAGACGGGGACTCCTTGGGAATCTGTCACCTTCACGGCTCTGGGCACTGACCGAAAAGTTTTCTTCAACATCCTGGAGGAAG CTCGAGAACTAGCTCTGcagcaggaggaagggaagacagTGATGTACACCGCTGTGGGCTCTGAATGGCGCCCCTTTGGCTATCCACGCCGCCGCCGGCCACTGAATTCTGTGGTTCTCGAACAGGGTCTGACTGACCGAATTGTCAGAGATATCCGGGAATTCATTGATAACCCCAAGTGGTACATTGACAGAG GCATTCCCTACAGACGTGGCTACCTACTCTATGGACCCCCTGGTTGTGGAAAGAGCAGTTTTAT CACAGCCCTGGCTGGAGAACTGCAGCACAGCATCTGCCTGCTGAGTCTCACGGACTCCAGCCTCTCAGATGACCGGCTCAACCACCTGCTGAGCGTGGCcccacagcagagcctggtgctCTTGGAGGATGTGGATGCTGCCTTTCTCAGTCGAGACCTGGCCGCCGAGA ACCCCATAAAGTACCAAGGTCTAGGTCGGCTCACCTTCAGTGGCCTGCTCAATGCCCTGGACGGTGTGGCTTCCACCGAAGCACGCATAGTATTCATGACTACCAACCATGTCGACAG GCTCGACCCTGCCCTGATACGCCCCGGGCGAGTAGACATGAAGGAGTACGTGGGCCACTGCTCACGCTGGCAGCTGACCCAGATGTTCCAGAGGTTCTACCCGGGGCAAGCAACTTCCCTGGCTGAGACCTTTGCAGACCGTGTCCTTCAAGCTACAACACAGATCAGTCCTGCCCAGGTGCAGGGCTACTTCATGCTGTATAAAAATGACCCTGCAGGGGCCATTCAGAATGCAGaatctctgaggaggtga
- the LOC101111607 gene encoding mitochondrial chaperone BCS1 isoform X2: MPLSDFVLALKDNPYFGAGFGLVGVGTALALARKGAQLGLVAFRRHYMITLEVPARDRSYAWLLSWLTRHSTRTQHLSVETSYLQHESGRISTKFEFVPSPGNHFIWYQGKWIRVERSREMQMIDLQTGTPWESVTFTALGTDRKVFFNILEEARELALQQEEGKTVMYTAVGSEWRPFGYPRRRRPLNSVVLEQGLTDRIVRDIREFIDNPKWYIDRGIPYRRGYLLYGPPGCGKSSFITALAGELQHSICLLSLTDSSLSDDRLNHLLSVAPQQSLVLLEDVDAAFLSRDLAAENPIKYQGLGRLTFSGLLNALDGVASTEARIVFMTTNHVDRLDPALIRPGRVDMKEYVGHCSRWQLTQMFQRFYPGQATSLAETFADRVLQATTQISPAQVQGYFMLYKNDPAGAIQNAESLRR; the protein is encoded by the exons ATGCCCCTCTCAGACTTTGTTCTGGCCCTGAAGGACAATCCCTACTTTGGGGCTGGATTTGGGCTGGTGGGTGTGGGCACTGCCCTGGCCCTGGCTCGGAAGGGCGCCCAACTGGGCTTGGTGGCATTCCGGCGCCATTACATGATCACACTGGAAGTCCCTGCTCGAGACCGGAGCTATGCCTGGTTGCTTAGCTGGCTCACCCGCCACAGTACCCGAACTCAGCACCTCAGCGTTGAGACGTCGTACCTTCAGCACGAGAGTGGCCGCATCTCCACTAAGTTTGAATTTGTCCCCAGCCCTGGAAACCACTTTATCTG GTATCAGGGGAAATGGATCCGGGTGGAACGGAGCCGAGAGATGCAGATGATAGACCTGCAGACGGGGACTCCTTGGGAATCTGTCACCTTCACGGCTCTGGGCACTGACCGAAAAGTTTTCTTCAACATCCTGGAGGAAG CTCGAGAACTAGCTCTGcagcaggaggaagggaagacagTGATGTACACCGCTGTGGGCTCTGAATGGCGCCCCTTTGGCTATCCACGCCGCCGCCGGCCACTGAATTCTGTGGTTCTCGAACAGGGTCTGACTGACCGAATTGTCAGAGATATCCGGGAATTCATTGATAACCCCAAGTGGTACATTGACAGAG GCATTCCCTACAGACGTGGCTACCTACTCTATGGACCCCCTGGTTGTGGAAAGAGCAGTTTTAT CACAGCCCTGGCTGGAGAACTGCAGCACAGCATCTGCCTGCTGAGTCTCACGGACTCCAGCCTCTCAGATGACCGGCTCAACCACCTGCTGAGCGTGGCcccacagcagagcctggtgctCTTGGAGGATGTGGATGCTGCCTTTCTCAGTCGAGACCTGGCCGCCGAGA ACCCCATAAAGTACCAAGGTCTAGGTCGGCTCACCTTCAGTGGCCTGCTCAATGCCCTGGACGGTGTGGCTTCCACCGAAGCACGCATAGTATTCATGACTACCAACCATGTCGACAG GCTCGACCCTGCCCTGATACGCCCCGGGCGAGTAGACATGAAGGAGTACGTGGGCCACTGCTCACGCTGGCAGCTGACCCAGATGTTCCAGAGGTTCTACCCGGGGCAAGCAACTTCCCTGGCTGAGACCTTTGCAGACCGTGTCCTTCAAGCTACAACACAGATCAGTCCTGCCCAGGTGCAGGGCTACTTCATGCTGTATAAAAATGACCCTGCAGGGGCCATTCAGAATGCAGaatctctgaggaggtga
- the RNF25 gene encoding E3 ubiquitin-protein ligase RNF25 isoform X1 — translation MAVSASAAAGDEDWVLPSEVEVLESIYLDELQVVKGNGRSSPWEIYITLHPATAEDQDSQYVCFTLVLQVPTQYPHEVPQISIRNPRGLSDEQIHKISQALSHVAEAGLGTAMLYELIEKGKEILTDNNIPHGQCVICLYGFQEKEAFTKTPCYHYFHCHCLARYIQHMEHELQAQGREREQERQHTAPEEKAVGVQCPVCREPLVYDLASLKAAPEPQQPMELYQPDAESLRQQEERKRLYQRQQERGGIIDLEAERNRYFISLQQPPAPLEPESAIDVSRGSHQPSTLATEPSTTSATHTALSAPLPIASQYTCEKTPGAGPHLPKLGETKKAVLDPRRASRGPWRQPEWRHLKGGECSTLKGTSDTQELQSPEGPLKESMDLKPESRNQGGEGPQDKGPGEWQGPPPRRTRDCAHWERTKSRTPASSYPRLPRGRGAYRPGTRREPVSLESEDGS, via the exons ATGGCGGTGTCTGCGTCGGCAGCTGCAGGGGATGAGGACTG GGTCCTTCCCTCTGAAGTTGAAGTGTTAGAGTCTATCTACTTGGATGAACTACAGGTGGTTAAAGGAAATGGCAG GTCATCACCATGGGAAATCTACATCACCCTGCACCCTGCCACTGCAGAGGACCAGGATTCCCAGTATGTCTGCTTCACTTTGGTGCTTCAGGTTCCAACACAG TATCCCCATGAGGTGCCACAGATTTCTATCCGTAACCCCCGAGGACTCTCAGATGAACAGATCCACAA GATCTCACAGGCACTGAGCCATGTGGCTGAGGCTGGACTGGGTACTGCCATGCTCTATGAACTCATCGAG aaagggaaggaaattctCACGGATAACAACATCCCCCATGGCCAGTGCGTCATCTGCCTCTATGGTTTCCAG GAGAAGGAAGCCTTTACCAAAACACCCTGTTACCACTACTTCCACTGCCACTGCCTGGCCCGGTACATCCAGCACATGGAGCACGAGCTGCAGGCCCAGGGACGGGAGCGAGAGCAGGAACGGCAGCACACCGCACCCGAAGAG AAGGCCGTTGGTGTGCAGTGCCCGGTGTGCAGAGAGCCACTTGTGTACGATCTTGCTTCCCTGAAAGCAGCCCCTGAACCCCAGCAGCCCATG GAGCTGTACCAGCCTGATGCAGAGAGCTTGCGCCAGCAAGAAGAGCGCAAGAGGCTGTACCAGAGACAGCAGGAGAGGGGGGGCATCATCGACCTTGAGGCTGAGCGTAACCGGTACTTCATCAGCCTTCAGCAG CCTCCTGCCCCTTTGGAACCCGAGTCAGCTATAGATGTCTCCAGAGGATCCCACCAGCCCAGCACCCTTGCCACCGAACCATCCACCACATCAGCTACTCACACTGCCCTGTCAGCTCCTCTGCCTATCGCCTCCCAGTACACATGTGAGAAGACTCCAGGTGCTGGGCCACATCTGCCAAAGCTGGGTGAGACCAAGAAAGCTGTGCTTGATCCCCGCCGAGCCAGTCGAGGCCCATGGAGACAGCCTGAATGGAGGCACCTGAAAGGAGGGGAGTGCAGTACCCTCAAAGGTACCAGTGACACCCAGGAACTGCAGTCTCCTGAAGGGCCCCTCAAGGAGTCCATGGACCTAAAGCCAGAGTCTCGTAACCAAGGGGGTGAAGGTCCCCAAGATAAGGGGCCTGGCGAATGGCAGGGTCCCCCACCCCGCAGGACTCGGGACTGTGCCCACTGGGAAcgcaccaagagtcggacaccggCTTCTTCCTATCCCCGCCTACCTCGGGGTCGGGGAGCCTACCGGCCTGGTACTCGAAGAGAACCTGTGAGCCTCGAGTCAGAGGATGGTTCCTAG
- the RNF25 gene encoding E3 ubiquitin-protein ligase RNF25 isoform X2: MAVSASAAAGDEDWVLPSEVEVLESIYLDELQVVKGNGRSSPWEIYITLHPATAEDQDSQYVCFTLVLQVPTQYPHEVPQISIRNPRGLSDEQIHKISQALSHVAEAGLGTAMLYELIEKGKEILTDNNIPHGQCVICLYGFQEKEAFTKTPCYHYFHCHCLARYIQHMEHELQAQGREREQERQHTAPEEAVGVQCPVCREPLVYDLASLKAAPEPQQPMELYQPDAESLRQQEERKRLYQRQQERGGIIDLEAERNRYFISLQQPPAPLEPESAIDVSRGSHQPSTLATEPSTTSATHTALSAPLPIASQYTCEKTPGAGPHLPKLGETKKAVLDPRRASRGPWRQPEWRHLKGGECSTLKGTSDTQELQSPEGPLKESMDLKPESRNQGGEGPQDKGPGEWQGPPPRRTRDCAHWERTKSRTPASSYPRLPRGRGAYRPGTRREPVSLESEDGS; the protein is encoded by the exons ATGGCGGTGTCTGCGTCGGCAGCTGCAGGGGATGAGGACTG GGTCCTTCCCTCTGAAGTTGAAGTGTTAGAGTCTATCTACTTGGATGAACTACAGGTGGTTAAAGGAAATGGCAG GTCATCACCATGGGAAATCTACATCACCCTGCACCCTGCCACTGCAGAGGACCAGGATTCCCAGTATGTCTGCTTCACTTTGGTGCTTCAGGTTCCAACACAG TATCCCCATGAGGTGCCACAGATTTCTATCCGTAACCCCCGAGGACTCTCAGATGAACAGATCCACAA GATCTCACAGGCACTGAGCCATGTGGCTGAGGCTGGACTGGGTACTGCCATGCTCTATGAACTCATCGAG aaagggaaggaaattctCACGGATAACAACATCCCCCATGGCCAGTGCGTCATCTGCCTCTATGGTTTCCAG GAGAAGGAAGCCTTTACCAAAACACCCTGTTACCACTACTTCCACTGCCACTGCCTGGCCCGGTACATCCAGCACATGGAGCACGAGCTGCAGGCCCAGGGACGGGAGCGAGAGCAGGAACGGCAGCACACCGCACCCGAAGAG GCCGTTGGTGTGCAGTGCCCGGTGTGCAGAGAGCCACTTGTGTACGATCTTGCTTCCCTGAAAGCAGCCCCTGAACCCCAGCAGCCCATG GAGCTGTACCAGCCTGATGCAGAGAGCTTGCGCCAGCAAGAAGAGCGCAAGAGGCTGTACCAGAGACAGCAGGAGAGGGGGGGCATCATCGACCTTGAGGCTGAGCGTAACCGGTACTTCATCAGCCTTCAGCAG CCTCCTGCCCCTTTGGAACCCGAGTCAGCTATAGATGTCTCCAGAGGATCCCACCAGCCCAGCACCCTTGCCACCGAACCATCCACCACATCAGCTACTCACACTGCCCTGTCAGCTCCTCTGCCTATCGCCTCCCAGTACACATGTGAGAAGACTCCAGGTGCTGGGCCACATCTGCCAAAGCTGGGTGAGACCAAGAAAGCTGTGCTTGATCCCCGCCGAGCCAGTCGAGGCCCATGGAGACAGCCTGAATGGAGGCACCTGAAAGGAGGGGAGTGCAGTACCCTCAAAGGTACCAGTGACACCCAGGAACTGCAGTCTCCTGAAGGGCCCCTCAAGGAGTCCATGGACCTAAAGCCAGAGTCTCGTAACCAAGGGGGTGAAGGTCCCCAAGATAAGGGGCCTGGCGAATGGCAGGGTCCCCCACCCCGCAGGACTCGGGACTGTGCCCACTGGGAAcgcaccaagagtcggacaccggCTTCTTCCTATCCCCGCCTACCTCGGGGTCGGGGAGCCTACCGGCCTGGTACTCGAAGAGAACCTGTGAGCCTCGAGTCAGAGGATGGTTCCTAG
- the RNF25 gene encoding E3 ubiquitin-protein ligase RNF25 isoform X3, with translation MNYRWLKEMAGHHHGKSTSPCTLPLQRTRIPSMSASLWCFRFQHRISQALSHVAEAGLGTAMLYELIEKGKEILTDNNIPHGQCVICLYGFQEKEAFTKTPCYHYFHCHCLARYIQHMEHELQAQGREREQERQHTAPEEKAVGVQCPVCREPLVYDLASLKAAPEPQQPMELYQPDAESLRQQEERKRLYQRQQERGGIIDLEAERNRYFISLQQPPAPLEPESAIDVSRGSHQPSTLATEPSTTSATHTALSAPLPIASQYTCEKTPGAGPHLPKLGETKKAVLDPRRASRGPWRQPEWRHLKGGECSTLKGTSDTQELQSPEGPLKESMDLKPESRNQGGEGPQDKGPGEWQGPPPRRTRDCAHWERTKSRTPASSYPRLPRGRGAYRPGTRREPVSLESEDGS, from the exons ATGAACTACAGGTGGTTAAAGGAAATGGCAG GTCATCACCATGGGAAATCTACATCACCCTGCACCCTGCCACTGCAGAGGACCAGGATTCCCAGTATGTCTGCTTCACTTTGGTGCTTCAGGTTCCAACACAG GATCTCACAGGCACTGAGCCATGTGGCTGAGGCTGGACTGGGTACTGCCATGCTCTATGAACTCATCGAG aaagggaaggaaattctCACGGATAACAACATCCCCCATGGCCAGTGCGTCATCTGCCTCTATGGTTTCCAG GAGAAGGAAGCCTTTACCAAAACACCCTGTTACCACTACTTCCACTGCCACTGCCTGGCCCGGTACATCCAGCACATGGAGCACGAGCTGCAGGCCCAGGGACGGGAGCGAGAGCAGGAACGGCAGCACACCGCACCCGAAGAG AAGGCCGTTGGTGTGCAGTGCCCGGTGTGCAGAGAGCCACTTGTGTACGATCTTGCTTCCCTGAAAGCAGCCCCTGAACCCCAGCAGCCCATG GAGCTGTACCAGCCTGATGCAGAGAGCTTGCGCCAGCAAGAAGAGCGCAAGAGGCTGTACCAGAGACAGCAGGAGAGGGGGGGCATCATCGACCTTGAGGCTGAGCGTAACCGGTACTTCATCAGCCTTCAGCAG CCTCCTGCCCCTTTGGAACCCGAGTCAGCTATAGATGTCTCCAGAGGATCCCACCAGCCCAGCACCCTTGCCACCGAACCATCCACCACATCAGCTACTCACACTGCCCTGTCAGCTCCTCTGCCTATCGCCTCCCAGTACACATGTGAGAAGACTCCAGGTGCTGGGCCACATCTGCCAAAGCTGGGTGAGACCAAGAAAGCTGTGCTTGATCCCCGCCGAGCCAGTCGAGGCCCATGGAGACAGCCTGAATGGAGGCACCTGAAAGGAGGGGAGTGCAGTACCCTCAAAGGTACCAGTGACACCCAGGAACTGCAGTCTCCTGAAGGGCCCCTCAAGGAGTCCATGGACCTAAAGCCAGAGTCTCGTAACCAAGGGGGTGAAGGTCCCCAAGATAAGGGGCCTGGCGAATGGCAGGGTCCCCCACCCCGCAGGACTCGGGACTGTGCCCACTGGGAAcgcaccaagagtcggacaccggCTTCTTCCTATCCCCGCCTACCTCGGGGTCGGGGAGCCTACCGGCCTGGTACTCGAAGAGAACCTGTGAGCCTCGAGTCAGAGGATGGTTCCTAG